A stretch of the Halomonas sp. CH40 genome encodes the following:
- a CDS encoding GNAT family N-acetyltransferase, whose amino-acid sequence MQEVSTPAVRKMYKQDLECAAKVHQEAFPRQRSSYQWLECNLNAAPRMLSYVALINHRCVGYIIWSQKSGFRPEVILELEQIAVAANYRGQGIGRQLIVASLPDVKTQLSHQGAVLKHIVVTTRSDNHAQRLYKESLGAEVEAVISNLYSADEVFMVARHL is encoded by the coding sequence ATGCAGGAAGTCAGCACACCAGCCGTTCGAAAAATGTACAAACAAGATCTTGAGTGTGCAGCGAAGGTGCATCAAGAAGCGTTCCCTCGACAGCGTTCTTCCTACCAATGGCTGGAATGCAACCTGAATGCGGCACCACGAATGCTGAGCTATGTGGCCTTGATCAATCATCGCTGCGTTGGGTACATCATCTGGTCACAGAAAAGTGGGTTTCGCCCTGAAGTCATTCTTGAGTTGGAGCAAATTGCGGTGGCCGCGAACTACCGCGGACAAGGCATTGGGCGACAGTTAATAGTGGCATCATTGCCGGATGTCAAAACGCAGCTGTCTCATCAAGGCGCAGTGTTAAAGCATATTGTTGTCACAACAAGAAGCGATAACCATGCTCAAAGGTTGTATAAAGAAAGCTTAGGGGCAGAGGTTGAAGCGGTCATAAGCAATCTGTACTCGGCAGATGAAGTGTTCATGGTGGCACGTCATCTGTGA
- a CDS encoding DUF4019 domain-containing protein translates to MKILVTVLLLLFLSSHSTADDDMARETAMSWLSLIDNGDYLESWEQAGAYFQQEVPSEQWREAVSEVRDPLGSVISRQQVERKAYQSLPGVPEGEYLVLRFSTRFTHQAEVIETLTLQSVDGDWKALGYFVR, encoded by the coding sequence ATGAAAATTCTCGTTACAGTGCTTTTACTACTTTTTCTGTCTTCTCACAGTACAGCTGACGACGATATGGCTAGAGAGACGGCCATGAGCTGGCTATCGCTGATTGATAACGGTGATTATCTCGAGAGTTGGGAACAGGCGGGGGCGTATTTTCAGCAAGAAGTTCCTTCTGAACAATGGCGGGAGGCAGTCAGCGAGGTGAGAGATCCGTTGGGCAGTGTTATTTCCAGGCAGCAAGTGGAAAGAAAAGCGTATCAATCACTTCCGGGCGTGCCTGAAGGGGAGTATCTGGTCTTGCGTTTCTCGACACGCTTTACCCATCAAGCGGAAGTCATTGAAACTCTGACCCTCCAGTCAGTTGACGGTGACTGGAAAGCGCTTGGATATTTTGTCCGCTAG